The Euphorbia lathyris chromosome 2, ddEupLath1.1, whole genome shotgun sequence genome includes a window with the following:
- the LOC136219383 gene encoding protein disulfide isomerase pTAC5, chloroplastic isoform X2 encodes MSSFPLFLNPHISLHNPKLRALSPLPFFKPSISLSFSKSHICFSSSIPDSSSSDPQDFLWLREEQRWLREEQRWLREEQRWLRERESLLSEIETLKLQIQSLEKRISVQDVDLVPDSIANVSDLLQVLTEKNRIAESGSSASPIVLEEKVEEEVKQVISISEREEKKTWRTLRKGSEGEEVRKMQEALQALGFYSGEEDMEFSSFSSGTERAVKTWQATLDAPNDGIMTTELLERLYMEPQLKSSGSKISMDQKGSNLTVSQEKGSNGAAVASMAEISEVQQKVVKEEGTTEVQLSQHRVFLLGENRWEEPSRLINKDKQVSASKTGNTMRTCMTCRGEGRLLCTECDGTGEPNIEPQFMEWIEEGTKCPYCEGNGFAICDVCEGKTMV; translated from the exons ATGTCTTCTTTCCCCCTCTTCCTTAATCCTCACATTTCCCTCCACAATCCCAAGTTGCGCGCTCTTTCTCCACTTCCCTTCTTCAAGCCTTCGATTTCACTCTCTTTTTCCAAGTCTCATATCTGCTTTTCTTCCTCTATTCCcgactcttcttcttctgaccCTCAAGACTTCCTATGGCTCCGTGAGGAGCAGCGGTGGCTCCGAGAAGAGCAGCGATGGCTCCGGGAAGAACAGCGGTGGCTTCGCGAGCGGGAGTCATTACTCAGCGAGATCGAAACGTTAAAGCTCCAAATTCAATCCTTAGAGAAACGAATTTCGGTGCAGGATGTGGATTTGGTGCCTGACAGTATTGCGAACGTTAGTGATTTGTTGCAGGTTTTGACAGAGAAGAATCGTATTGCGGAGAGCGGTTCCAGTGCAAGCCCAATTGTGTTGGAGGAGAAGGTGGAAGAAGAGGTGAAACAAGTTATTAGTATTTCGGAGAGGGAAGAGAAGAAAACTTGGAGAACATtaaggaaaggaagtgaagGAGAAGAAGTTCGGAAAATGCAG GAAGCATTACAAGCGTTGGGTTTTTACTCTGGCGAGGAAGATATGGAGTTTTCCAGCTTCTCAAGTGGAACTGAGCGTGCAGTGAAGACTTGGCAA GCAACATTAGACGCCCCAAATGATGGGATAATGACCACAGAACTCCTTGAAAGATTATATATGGAACCTCAATTAAAGAGCAGTGGATCTAAAATTAGTATGGACCAGAAAGGAAGCAATTTAACTGTTTCACAAGAG AAAGGTTCCAATGGAGCTGCAGTTGCGTCTATGGCTGAAATATCAGAAGTACAGCAGAAAGTAGTGAAAGAAGAAGGCACAACAGAGGTCCAGCTATCCCAACACCGGGTATTTCTTTTAGGGGAGAATAGATGGGAAGAACCCTCTAGGCTTATTAACAAGGATAAACAAGTTTCTGCAAGCAAAACCGGGAATACCATGAGAACCTGCATGACATGTCGTGGGGAGGGCCGTTTACTGTGTACAG AATGTGATGGGACAGGTGAGCCAAACATTGAACCCCAG TTTATGGAATGGATAGAGGAGGGAACAAAATGTCCATATTGTGAAGGCAATGGATTTGCAATTTGTGATGTCTGTGAAGGGAAGACCATGGTATAG
- the LOC136219384 gene encoding glutathione reductase, cytosolic encodes MARKMLIDGDLNQSNEQETQYDFDLFVIGAGSGGVRASRFSANYGAKVGICELPFHPVSSDTLGGVGGTCVLRGCVPKKILVYGACYGGELEDARNYGWEINEHVEFNWKKLLQRKTDEITRLNGIYKRLLSNAGVKLFEGAGKIVGPNEVEVTQLDGTKLSYTAKHILISTGSRAQRPPIPGQELAITSDEALSLEDLPKRVVILGGGYIAVEFASIWRGMGATVDLVFRKELPLRGFDDEMRAVVARNLEGRGINLHPRTSLTQLVKTEDGIKVTTDHGVDILADVVLFATGRAPYTKLLNLDSAGVEVDRTGAIKVDEFSRTNVPSIWAIGDVTNRMNLTPIALMEGTCFAKTVFGGQPTKPDYKDVPYAVFSIPPLSVVGLSEEQAIEQGKSDVLVFTSSFNPMKNTISGRQEKTVMKLLVDSETDKVLGASMCGPDAPEVIQGIAVALKCGATKAQFDSTVGIHPSAAEEFVTMRTATRTVSASNKPKTNL; translated from the exons ATGGCAAGGAAGATGCTTATTGATGGAGACCTTAATCAATCTAATGAACAAGAGACGCAATATGATTTCGATTTGTTTGTTATAGGAGCTGGAAGTGGCGGTGTTCGCGCTTCTAGGTTTTCAGCTAACTACGGAGCTAAG GTTGGGATTTGTGAACTACCCTTTCATCCAGTCAGCTCAGATACACTTGGAGGAGTTGGTGGGAC TTGTGTTCTTCGCGGTTGTGTTCCCAAGAAGATTTTAGTGTATGGAGCTTGTTATGGAGGTGAACTTGAG GATGCTAGGAATTATGGGTGGGAAATAAATGAACATGTGGAATTCAACTGGAAAAAGCTGTTGCAAAGGAAG ACTGATGAAATAACCAGGTTAAATGGCATTTACAAGCGGTTATTGTCTAATGCTGGGGTTAAACTATTTGAAGGAGCAGGAAAGATTGTTGGTCCTAATGAAGTTGAGGTGACACAGCTAGATGGCACTAAATTAAGCTACACAGCAAAGCACATACTTATTTCCACTGGAAGTAGAGCTCAACGCCCTCCTATTCCTGGACAG GAGCTTGCAATAACCTCTGATGAAGCATTGAGTCTGGAAGATCTGCCTAAGCGTGTTGTGATACTTGGTGGAGG GTATATTGCTGTTGAGTTTGCTTCAATATGGCGCGGCATGGGTGCTACTGTGGACCTAGTTTTCAGAAAGGAGCTTCCATTGAG AGGTTTTGATGATGAAATGAGGGCAGTAGTTGCAAGGAATCTAGAAGGAAGGGGAATAAATTTGCATCCTAGGACAAGTTTGACTCAG TTGGTTAAAACAGAGGATGGCATAAAAGTAACTACAGATCATGGAGTAGATATCTTGGCAGATGTTGTACTCTTTGCAACTG GTCGGGCACCCTATACAAAGCTGTTAAATTTGGACTCAGCAGGCGTGGAGGTTGATAGGACAGGAGCTATTAAG GTTGATGAGTTCTCCCGCACCAATGTGCCTAGCATATGGGCAATCGGTGATGTTACAAATCGAATGAATCTTACCCCTATTGCCTTAATGGAAGGAACATGCTTTGCA AAAACTGTTTTTGGTGGGCAACCTACTAAACCTGACTACAAAGATGTCCCATATGCTGTATTTAG CATTCCGCCATTGTCCGTGGTAGGCCTTAGTGAAGAGCAGGCAATAGAGCAAGGAAAAAGTGATGTATTGGTTTTCACTTCATCCTTCAACCCTATGAAGAATACTATCTCTGG ACGGCAAGAAAAGACGGTGATGAAACTTCTTGTTGATTCTGAGACGGATAAAGTTCTTGGAGCTTCCATGTGTGGGCCAGATGCTCCTGAAGTTATACAG GGAATTGCTGTTGCATTGAAATGTGGAGCAACAAAGGCCCAATTTGACAGCACA GTGGGAATACACCCTTCTGCCGCAGAGGAATTTGTGACCATGCGCACGGCGACGAGGACCGTTTCTGCTAGCAACAAACCGAAGACAAACCTATGA
- the LOC136219383 gene encoding protein disulfide isomerase pTAC5, chloroplastic isoform X3: MSSFPLFLNPHISLHNPKLRALSPLPFFKPSISLSFSKSHICFSSSIPDSSSSDPQDFLWLREEQRWLREEQRWLREEQRWLRERESLLSEIETLKLQIQSLEKRISVQDVDLVPDSIANVSDLLQVLTEKNRIAESGSSASPIVLEEKVEEEVKQVISISEREEKKTWRTLRKGSEGEEVRKMQEALQALGFYSGEEDMEFSSFSSGTERAVKTWQKGSNGAAVASMAEISEVQQKVVKEEGTTEVQLSQHRVFLLGENRWEEPSRLINKDKQVSASKTGNTMRTCMTCRGEGRLLCTECDGTGEPNIEPQFMEWIEEGTKCPYCEGNGFAICDVCEGKTMV, encoded by the exons ATGTCTTCTTTCCCCCTCTTCCTTAATCCTCACATTTCCCTCCACAATCCCAAGTTGCGCGCTCTTTCTCCACTTCCCTTCTTCAAGCCTTCGATTTCACTCTCTTTTTCCAAGTCTCATATCTGCTTTTCTTCCTCTATTCCcgactcttcttcttctgaccCTCAAGACTTCCTATGGCTCCGTGAGGAGCAGCGGTGGCTCCGAGAAGAGCAGCGATGGCTCCGGGAAGAACAGCGGTGGCTTCGCGAGCGGGAGTCATTACTCAGCGAGATCGAAACGTTAAAGCTCCAAATTCAATCCTTAGAGAAACGAATTTCGGTGCAGGATGTGGATTTGGTGCCTGACAGTATTGCGAACGTTAGTGATTTGTTGCAGGTTTTGACAGAGAAGAATCGTATTGCGGAGAGCGGTTCCAGTGCAAGCCCAATTGTGTTGGAGGAGAAGGTGGAAGAAGAGGTGAAACAAGTTATTAGTATTTCGGAGAGGGAAGAGAAGAAAACTTGGAGAACATtaaggaaaggaagtgaagGAGAAGAAGTTCGGAAAATGCAG GAAGCATTACAAGCGTTGGGTTTTTACTCTGGCGAGGAAGATATGGAGTTTTCCAGCTTCTCAAGTGGAACTGAGCGTGCAGTGAAGACTTGGCAA AAAGGTTCCAATGGAGCTGCAGTTGCGTCTATGGCTGAAATATCAGAAGTACAGCAGAAAGTAGTGAAAGAAGAAGGCACAACAGAGGTCCAGCTATCCCAACACCGGGTATTTCTTTTAGGGGAGAATAGATGGGAAGAACCCTCTAGGCTTATTAACAAGGATAAACAAGTTTCTGCAAGCAAAACCGGGAATACCATGAGAACCTGCATGACATGTCGTGGGGAGGGCCGTTTACTGTGTACAG AATGTGATGGGACAGGTGAGCCAAACATTGAACCCCAG TTTATGGAATGGATAGAGGAGGGAACAAAATGTCCATATTGTGAAGGCAATGGATTTGCAATTTGTGATGTCTGTGAAGGGAAGACCATGGTATAG
- the LOC136219383 gene encoding protein disulfide isomerase pTAC5, chloroplastic isoform X1 translates to MSSFPLFLNPHISLHNPKLRALSPLPFFKPSISLSFSKSHICFSSSIPDSSSSDPQDFLWLREEQRWLREEQRWLREEQRWLRERESLLSEIETLKLQIQSLEKRISVQDVDLVPDSIANVSDLLQVLTEKNRIAESGSSASPIVLEEKVEEEVKQVISISEREEKKTWRTLRKGSEGEEVRKMQEALQALGFYSGEEDMEFSSFSSGTERAVKTWQQATLDAPNDGIMTTELLERLYMEPQLKSSGSKISMDQKGSNLTVSQEKGSNGAAVASMAEISEVQQKVVKEEGTTEVQLSQHRVFLLGENRWEEPSRLINKDKQVSASKTGNTMRTCMTCRGEGRLLCTECDGTGEPNIEPQFMEWIEEGTKCPYCEGNGFAICDVCEGKTMV, encoded by the exons ATGTCTTCTTTCCCCCTCTTCCTTAATCCTCACATTTCCCTCCACAATCCCAAGTTGCGCGCTCTTTCTCCACTTCCCTTCTTCAAGCCTTCGATTTCACTCTCTTTTTCCAAGTCTCATATCTGCTTTTCTTCCTCTATTCCcgactcttcttcttctgaccCTCAAGACTTCCTATGGCTCCGTGAGGAGCAGCGGTGGCTCCGAGAAGAGCAGCGATGGCTCCGGGAAGAACAGCGGTGGCTTCGCGAGCGGGAGTCATTACTCAGCGAGATCGAAACGTTAAAGCTCCAAATTCAATCCTTAGAGAAACGAATTTCGGTGCAGGATGTGGATTTGGTGCCTGACAGTATTGCGAACGTTAGTGATTTGTTGCAGGTTTTGACAGAGAAGAATCGTATTGCGGAGAGCGGTTCCAGTGCAAGCCCAATTGTGTTGGAGGAGAAGGTGGAAGAAGAGGTGAAACAAGTTATTAGTATTTCGGAGAGGGAAGAGAAGAAAACTTGGAGAACATtaaggaaaggaagtgaagGAGAAGAAGTTCGGAAAATGCAG GAAGCATTACAAGCGTTGGGTTTTTACTCTGGCGAGGAAGATATGGAGTTTTCCAGCTTCTCAAGTGGAACTGAGCGTGCAGTGAAGACTTGGCAA CAGGCAACATTAGACGCCCCAAATGATGGGATAATGACCACAGAACTCCTTGAAAGATTATATATGGAACCTCAATTAAAGAGCAGTGGATCTAAAATTAGTATGGACCAGAAAGGAAGCAATTTAACTGTTTCACAAGAG AAAGGTTCCAATGGAGCTGCAGTTGCGTCTATGGCTGAAATATCAGAAGTACAGCAGAAAGTAGTGAAAGAAGAAGGCACAACAGAGGTCCAGCTATCCCAACACCGGGTATTTCTTTTAGGGGAGAATAGATGGGAAGAACCCTCTAGGCTTATTAACAAGGATAAACAAGTTTCTGCAAGCAAAACCGGGAATACCATGAGAACCTGCATGACATGTCGTGGGGAGGGCCGTTTACTGTGTACAG AATGTGATGGGACAGGTGAGCCAAACATTGAACCCCAG TTTATGGAATGGATAGAGGAGGGAACAAAATGTCCATATTGTGAAGGCAATGGATTTGCAATTTGTGATGTCTGTGAAGGGAAGACCATGGTATAG
- the LOC136219382 gene encoding uncharacterized protein: protein MEFHKHSVFHLFVVSSLLCSLSRAESIGSVFFIDNQSNQYLRSPSANDGVQSHSMSPLEVGAVVSVLLGFAPPATLSDAGSSKLNEILVPNPFHRPRAVFMLEVTGLSADAANSILTNALRSKVNAGSDKAEIELPAEGVSMVSLDEKLADLTEKELSGLASWLGGSYIPSSLESLNGEFIIPLADDANVNLLMSKKADRDFVESLLALFHNSRRAIEMHEDLSHSTGGPAELIMGRFDSIKALKDQHKHEDVLQRVELLLAAISKMVDSFQVAYKGQIVGVIFHNDISSPKAEPMLNVMLTTQPSRRWLDEATGSKAAEIALLKVALVRKTLAWLTGIILIISTLMGICLLSNMPVTRDTLLYSNVKLD from the exons ATGGAGTTCCATAAACATAGCGTCTTCCATCTGTTTGTTGTGTCCTCTCTTCTATGCTCATTATCCAGG GCTGAAAGCAtcggttcagtttttttcatTGATAACCAGAGTAATCAGTATCTTCGCTCTCCATCAGCAAACGATGGCGTTCAG TCCCACTCAATGTCACCTCTGGAAGTTGGTGCTGTTGTTTCCGTCTTGCTTGGTTTTGCACCACCTGCCACACTCTCTGATGCTGGTTCATCTAAG CTGAATGAGATTCTTGTGCCAAATCCATTTCATAGGCCACGTGCTGTTTTTATGCTGGAGGTCACTGGACTCAGTG CTGATGCAGCAaatagcattttaactaatgCCTTAAGAAGCAAGGTCAATGCTGGGTCAGATAAAGCTGAAATTGAATTGCCTG CTGAAGGAGTCTCCATGGTTTCTTTGGATGAAAAATTAGCAGATTTAACTGAGAAGGAATTAAGTGGTTTG GCATCTTGGTTGGGTGGATCATATATTCCCAGTTCCTTAGAATCACTGAATGGAGAGTTTATCATCCCGCTGGCTGATGATGCAAATGTAAATCTTCTTATGTCAAAG AAAGCAGACAGGGACTTTGTTGAAAGTCTCCTGGCTTTGTTCCACAACAGTAGAAGGGCGATAGAAATGCATGAAGATCTTTCACATTCTACTGGAGGACCTGCAGAGTTAATAATGGGTCGTTTTGACAGCATTAAG GCTTTGAAAGACCAACATAAACACGAGGATGTTCTGCAGCGAGTAGAGCTATTACTAGCTGCAATATCTAAAATGGTTGATTCATTCCAAGTAGCATACAAAG GTCAAATTGTTGGAGTTATCTTCCACAATGACATATCTTCTCCAAAAGCAGAACCCATGTTGAATGTGATGTTGACTACTCAGCCATCTAGACGTTGGTTGGACGAAGCTACTGGATCAAAAGCGGCTGAGATAGCCCTTTTGAAAGTAGCCTTGGTCAGGAAGACGCTTGCTTGGCTGACAGGAATTATTCTTATCATTTCGACTCTAATGGGG ATATGCTTACTGTCCAATATGCCTGTGACAAGGGACACCCTTCTCTATTCTAATGTGAAACTGGATTAA